The Spinacia oleracea cultivar Varoflay chromosome 2, BTI_SOV_V1, whole genome shotgun sequence DNA segment agctatgacgttctattacttgaaagtgatgaacctgcgacttacaaacaagctatgacgagccctagctccaagcaatggcaagaagccatgcaatctgaattagactccatgtctgaaaaccaagtatgggatttggtcgatttgccagatggctaccaagccattggaagcaaatgggttttcaaactgaaaaaggacaaggatgggaaacttgaagttttcaaagctagattggttgcaaaaggttacaggaaagtccacggtgtggattacgatgaaaccttttcaccagttgcaatgctaaagtctattcggataatgttagcaatcgctgcatattacgattacgaaatatggcagatggatgtcaagaatgctttcttaaacggcgttttaacagaaactgtgtttatgacacagcctgaaggttttgaggatccaaagaatgctaaaaaggtatgcaagctaaagaagtcaatctacggattgaagcaggcatccaggagctggaatatacgttttgatgaagcagtcagtgactttggtttcatcaagaacgcagacgaatcttgtgtatacaagaaggtcagtgggagcaaaattgatttcctagtattatatgtcgacgacatattacttatcggaaatgacattcctatgttgaactctgtcaagatttggcttgggaaatgtttttcgatgaaagatctaggagaagcacagtacatattgggcatcaagatttacagagatagatctaaaaagatgattggacttagtcaaagaacttatatcaataaggtgcttgatagtttcaagatggcggactccaagcgaggctacctacccatgtctcatggaatgactctaagcaagactcagtgcccaaaaacacttgatgagcgtagacgaatgaatgggattccatatgcatcattgattggttcaataatgtatgctatgatatgtacacgcccggatgttgcgtacgcactcagtgctacgagcagataccagtcagacccaggagaggcgcattggactgctgccaagaatattctgaagtacctgaaaaggcacaaagatgacttcctggtctatggtggagatgatgaattaattgttaaaggctatacggacgcaagtttccaaaccgacaaagatgatttcagatcacagtctgggtttgtcttctgcctcgacggaggagtagtaagctggaaaagtgctaagcaaagcaccattgcggattctacaactaaagcggagtacattgctgcacatgaagcagcaaaggaagctatatggctaaggaagttcataggtgaacttggtgtagtcccctccattaaaggaccaatagccctgtattgtgataataacggagctattgcacaggcaaaggagccaagacaccaccagagagtcaagcatgtacttcgtagattttaccttctacgagagttcgttgaaagaaaagaagtcgagataagcaaaattggaactgatgacaacatatcagatccattgactaaacctctgccgcaggcgaagcacaactcgcacactgcagctatgggaatcaagcatattggagaatggctttgatgtctctgtttaatgttttaaagttttagagtgtaaatctttgtaaaacattattggttaatcattcacaataaatgaagagaattcatttttccatttaatttgtggtttattaaatgatgagtcccttcaatttgacgatatattcaagatagactgtcaggaccagtcctgtgactaagaaatgtctatcaagtgaacttgaatgtcaaaggttgaaaatggtccctagtcggagttttctataaaattggacgcatagaaaacgttagacgattagaatgcaagatgactagtagttctgtttcttgaactatgtggacatggcaatgtcataatcatttgcatagatacttactttgggaagactagtatcggacaagacctatgaaactttactgtaagagatgaaaatctgtcataagtaaatttcattaaaattattagacactaaatcctcaatacctgagtgatttgagattacttgtttgagaactggttactttgacgttgaccaaccgtcgcaccgtaaaaggaggctataaaggcaacgctcaggtaatcacctatcaaacgaagtctaatctcaagatcgcaagattgggattgtcctcccataaatcaggatgagatgcttaaaagttgtacaaggccactcggagagctagaaactgtgaaatgcatggccgtgctcggatgaatcataggctatgattatctgtttatttgatcagttgaactctgaaaccgaggaacacctatggacataataaggatgacaactcttaccttatgttcaagagcaagcatcgagcgacaaaggaattagggaatgcacacttgtccctaaggacaagtgggagactgaaggaaataatgcccttggtccaagtatgcattcaatgttaagtctaataaatgcggttcagtattaattaacaagttaatgattcagtgagatcaagtgagctgaatgcctaactagaggccgcttcagttcaagtggaattaatgatattaatccacagcttactcttgactgaacccgtagggtcacacaaatagtacgtaaacggatcaagtatttaatggcattaaatactccatctatggatattcggaatcgacggatcttggtttcagtgggagctgagatcgtcacaggcaagaaatgaatactccgaaaatgatgatattgccggaaacggaaatatggatcgtatcggaaatatatatattatccaagtcgtagatgttgccggaaacggaaacatggtacgtatcgggaaatattatcggaaatagaaatattgccggaatcggaaatattgccggaaacggaaatattgtctgaatcggaaatattatcggaatcggaaaataattccggaaacggaaatattaaatatttgttcgaaacggaaattaattccggaatcggaaatgttaaatattgttcgtatcggaaatgaattccggaatcggaaaattaatcggaagcgcgtcgtacgaattagcatcggacgagcttgctagacgaaggcccagcacgaagccaggcccacgtccagcaagggaaacgcgcgccacaacacgccagcccaaggctgcttcaggcccaccgcaaggcaggcccagcgcgcgcccaaggctgcggcagtcgtgggctgcgttgctcgggctgtgcgcgcgcgcatggcgcccctcgtgggctgctgtgcgtgcgtgtgtgtttgtgttcacatacgaaacctaaaacgtacaggattcgtttaatgattaaattcctaatcctaaaagataaattaattaaataagagtttcactaggattctaattttaattaattcgtatcctagtaggattccaattctctttccatacccctataaatatgtggcctgggttcacaatttataacgagttttcaagtattcaaagtgagtttttgagagaaaaattcagtcacatatcttgcctaaaagtgccgaaaattattagtaccttaagggcgattctagttggtcaatcttaaggcggatctggacgtgctgtggactatctacggagggacgacacttggagtcctaaagacttgttcttgttcggttcgggcgcagctagggaaggcacgcaacaaagagtatgcatctaaactatgctatatgattatgtgtaaataatatgtattcctggctaaatggtttttccgcatgatttatgaattgtcatatgtatcataacataacatGTTATTGCATCATGGATCACATAGCTTTGATGTGAGAGTTACAGACATGGAAAAGTATCGTCTTTTGAGGTTGTTTTTGGATATTTTTGAGGAATCTGTTAGGCAGGATGTGTTTTTACCTAGTACATTTGCCCTGTTTATTGAGTCTCCCTGTGGTAGAGTTGAGTTGGTAGATGATAAGACAATGAAGCTAATGTGGGGATGGAATTGGGGTAAGGACACTGCTGAAATATGGGTTGAGGGTACAGACAAACCAGGAGTGGTGTTTAGAAATGCTGTTGCCACAATTGAGCATCATAGGAAGGAGAGTGAGAGAAAGCTCAAAGAGAGACAAGATGAACTTCTTAGGGCTCAAAGAAAGGAGGAAGAGGAAATGAGGAAAAAACAGGAGAGAGAGGACATTTTAAGGGAACTTCAAGAACAAATGGAGTACACAGTAGCTGTGGAGGTGCATGTGGTTGATTGTGAGGACTTAAGCACTGAGTATGTGAGGATTATAAGCAAGGATGGTGCTGATGAGGTGTTTCCAGGAGCCTCTCAACCACAACCCACACAAGAATCTTCACCCTCCAAAAAACCTACTTCTCCTAAACCAAAACAAAAGGCCAAAGTCAAGCCAACTACTCCAAAAGCTCCTAAGGTTCCTAAAGCCAAGAAACTGACCCCTAAGAGGAGACCCACCCCAACTCAAAAACAGGCCACACCAAAGGCAAAAAAACCCACCCCAACAACAAAAAAGCCCACCTCAACACCACAGCAACCCACCCCAACTCCAGAACAATCAATCCCACCAGCACAGCAACCCACCCCAACAACACAGCAGCCCATCCCACCACCACAGCAACCCAACCCATCACCACAAACACACCCCATTTTATGaagggttcgcgacaggaatcAGATCATTAATCAATGACTATTGGTCTTTAGCAACGGAATTtttcgtcgttaatggtacaattttttgtagtgctaGTACGTAATATTACCCACACCCATTTTCAAAATACTGGTTATAAGCTCAGTAACTCATCAGGAATTAATTCAAAGTACTCTGTATCAAAGCCTTAATTGCCCACTATAAAAAGTTAAAGCCCATTATAATTGCCTTAATTCTAACTCTTATCAAAACATCATCCACACTTTCTCGGATTATATAATGCGTTAATTGCCATAATGCGTCAATTTGCCATAATTGCCATAATGTGTTACATTTTTAGATTACAATGAATTTTATACATGTATATAAAGGGTAGTTTAGTAATTCAAGGTGGACACCAACAACataattacgaaaataaccCCCTCTcgacttatataatagagattaacTTTTAGTCATAAATGTTACACTTTTTTTACTTAATAACTAAAAGCTACAGGGAGGATTCCTCCCTTATTCGCTCTTAATTTGGTGTTAATACAGTATGATCTTacttacccaaaaaaaaactaaaagttCATGAAAAAATGAGTCATTCAAGTTTATTTaacaactaaaataagttcattTAAGATGAAATATAAATGAGTGGACACCCCTCCGTTCCATTTCCTGACGATTGTGTGGAGACTCTTGAGAGCTCCTTTCTGTTACGGAGTACTAGCTTAATTATGTGGGATTATTCTTGTGTGGACAGTGGACCTGGTctacaataatattagtgtggacccaAAATTGATAGTTGTCTGTAACACCTTTTTACCATTATagtgacctttattgttcatatagtaaATATAATCAATCAAACATCAAAATTCTGGgacatagtaaccattttttaaAGCATAGTAACCCTATGTTTTAAAGACGAATTGTGACTTAacatcacattattcaagcacaacatgtatcaacgacattattttgatactttttccataaataatcctaataaaatgCCAAACTAAATTAGGAACAAATTGTTGACTTTATTTTAAGgcatggtccacaataaatttagtgtggaccaagtcTATTTAAGAATTGGTGAATTATGTATCGTTTGTATTAAAATAGAAAATTGATAAAAAGAAACGTAAAGTATCATAACACAAGGCGAACCTTTATCATCTCGAATGACGAAACCCAAGCTCGAGGAGGAAAGGCTCTTCACTCGGAGGTCTCCATTCTTTTTGCTGAAGCTTCGGTTCTCAGAGAAGGAATCAAGAGTGCTATCGCGTTGGGGTgtaaaaacatcatcatagagGGAGATAACTTAATGGTGATTAACTCGATGAATCAAGTGTGGCAGGTCCCGTGGGAAATCAATGGTCTAATTGATGATGCGAGGAGGGACCTTTCTAATTTTGATTATGTGTCGAACAATCACTGTTTTCGGGAGGCTGATCAAGCGGCGGATTTCTTGGCGGCAAAAGGAAGCTCTTGTATTTCTATGTCAATTTGGTTTCGTCTTTTGACCCCTCCCTTTCTCTTATCATCCGAAAGGATGAGTTAGGTTGATCTTCCATAAGGCTAGGGTCTAACCTGGTTTTCTTTccttatcaaaaataaaataaaaaataaaataacacaaGGCGAACCGATACTTATGAATAATTGAATATGGTAGATTGGTAGCATCTAATTTTAGCTCTTTTCATCATTTCCTTATATGTAAAGTGACTCTTTATTATATAAAAGACTAGAAGGGCTTAAAATTTGAGCCGGGTCgatttttaatacaaaaaattcaTTACCAAATTCATAAATTTGGTACGGAATTTTTGGGTTGGTCTTTCGAGCCGGGCTCGAGTTTAATCTAACAATGCATATTTGATGTCATCCAAATCCGCATTTGTTTCGGACCGGAATCGGACCAACGGACCGGAACATAATCGATCAGGTCTATGTTTGACAAAGAGATCGATCCAATAGTAGAATGAAGTACGGAGTACTCAATTGCATACTTGCAATTTTTGTGTGCGGCTTGGATGTAGTACGGCGAATCTGACGGTCCTTGGTGATAAATGCTACGCGGGACCCTCTTGATCATGGCCCCATGGTAGCCTCTAGATTAGTCCTCAGCCTCACTACTCAGCTGCAAATTTTTTAATTGATAAATCATTTTAATAGGCTGagtatttatattaaaaagaaaaattcaaTTTTGTTCAATCTAGAAATCGAACCCATGACCAAAGGGGTTAATAGCACAACTATATTTCTTCATTAACCACTCCAACATCTTGcctttttgtttatttgttgcagattaaatatataaatcttatttttatttggACAAGTATTTAAAATtgtagtttctttttttttcttttttccgaTTAATTGGGGTCGTCATTGCGTACAACTACTTTGTTGAATCTCATATTCTCATCTGATTTTTAATTtctacttcgtatattttaaagttttgttGTTATTTGCGTATATaacacggagtactccgtatacatTTATCTTGTATAATCTTTAAAATCttagaatttataaaataaCGGGGAACAGTGAAATTGATAAATTTTATGTAAAAGTTGTAATTAGTACTCCGCAAATTGTCATTTTCATTGtatcatttttaaaaaaaaaattgtagtttttatttgtttttaaaaGTGTCTACCGTGTTTAAAAATCCTGGACACGCCACTGAATATACTGGtatgaaaatgaacatttactatttcgtaaatgaacatttatttatttatttggaaatgaacatttactattttggaaatgaacatttatttatttatttggaaataatcATTTATCTACTAATTCGAATATAAACGCTTATCTAATTATTTGGGAATCCTCatttattcaaccaatttagaaatgaacatttatctactgATTGCGAAACAAGTATTTACTAATTTGAAAATGAACATAGTTATTGCATTATTATGTTATTAAtttgaacatatatttacacatattgagcaattaaaacatgtcaaatgacatattttaccaaaaaattgaacattttagGCATTGCCTATGTAAAATTGTACTTGAATTACAAGATATTGGTAGAAACCATccacttatttttctatatcttcAATCTTGAATCTTGCTTTTGATGTAGTTTCGGGTTCTTATACTTTTGAATGTGTGTATGAAGTGTGATttgaacacaatatttgactttcacgatttcaatttcctcattgttgtaggctaaaaatgaaaatagtaagtaatttgatatgatgatcacaactaatttaaaaatgaacatttactgatTTGAAAATGATGAGCATGCTAAGAAAACAAATAGGTTAAAAAGAAATAACAAGAGTTTAAAATATGTTTAGTAATATAACaagaaagaataaagaatacaaaaggtatgaacaaacaaaacaaaaagtatgaacaatttcttaaccagatgattattatgaacaaacaattcaacaaaacagaacaaacaatatagaaaagaacataaaatttcagaagaaagaacaaacaataaaacaattatgaacaattatgatgaatttaaaaaagcaatatgaaagaacaaatagtacaacgagaaagaacaaacaatataaaaataaagaacaaacaatacagacgcttgtaaaaacataaaagatcaaTGAAGAGCTTAATTTTATTATGAACATTAATCagatgattattatgaacagacaaataaatgaaaaagaacaaacagttcaacaaaaaaaacaaacaattcaacaaaaaagaacaaacaatataaaaaagaacataaaattcgagacgaaagaacaaaaaatacaacaattatgaacaattttatgatgaatttaagAAAGCAACATGAAATAACacacagtacaacaagaaagaacaaacaatacaaaaagacaTTACAAACAATACAGACGCTCTAATTCACATAAAAATTGATGTGCAAGAAAATGGAGATTCAACCAGAAAATTTTTAAATCACATAAAAATTGATATGCGCACAAACGTAGAACATAAAAGGAAAAATCTATTGAGTTATCAAAGACATTCTTCTAATCAACatataaattcaataaaaaccacaaaaaataagaaaattaaaattaaaaaaaaggagaaaagagAGAGGAAGTTTATAGCTAGTGGTAACGACATCATTCTCGTGAAGGATAAGGGCAACACAAACGCAAGCGGATTCTCCAATTGACGTGGTTACTCGAGATTAGAAAAAAAATCACATacaaatgaggagagagaaacttttGGGGAGAGATAAAACAAAAATGAGAGCTTTCTgatatttgaaaattttatatgcAATGTTTTTGTTAAAAAGAAAGCACGTgatatagttttttttaaaaattccaGATGCGCGTCGTTTATGACGAGGGGTACAACCAAGTTGGCTATATACAGGTATATCAATTAAGGGTATCTTAGTTACTAACTAtacacgcgatgcgtgcgaagatataaaaaaaacaaattatgtTATGTtgaaaaaagattcgcaaactTTTCCTACAAAAAAGTAGAAATcaaattaattggggaatgtatttttattacggagtactccttgtatattttttttgatggaattttgtttaaaaaacTTAAATAATAATACTCTGTATTTTTTTGTGACAATATAAAAATGCGGCATAACAAAATACttgaaaggaaaaaataaattatgtgaTTAATAAGGGATATATTTGGCTGTGATTAAGTGTTTAATTGTgactttcttttttatttctgACTTTTTGTATGTTGTGATTACATCTGATTGactgactatttttcttttatgccttttaattttatttacaaTTATTACAGTGTCTCTCTCTTCCAACTAGAAAATTTTTTGTCTCCACactctctctcattcaattaaaaaaataccccagtACCCTACTagctcctatcacatctactatttcaataaaataacaattgataatcaaacaaccatttatcacctaaaactttgtgcaaaagtAAGTATAACGAGTAATGTGGGATGTAGGGAGTATATAACTGGTAAGTAGTATGAAACTTGATTGAataattaatgttcttttatgtcTTTTTAGATATTTCATGATTCAATCCATGATTTGCATTAGACTTCCTTAATCGGTGATTTACATTAAATAATCGATTTTTAAATTAATCGAATTCAATATCATAAAAAATTAGctttattaattaattcaatTTGATGAAGAAGTTATGGAGGTTATTTTACTATTCTatagggggacaccaaaagagCATTTACGAAAATGAACTCAGgagttcccttatagaatagagatactGTAACATTGTTTGTGTAATTTCTGCTGGGAGGGTGTGATATGGAACAGTTGGGCTTGTTATTGCTCACATGCAATAGCGGATcttggcaaaaaaaaatataaagggCCAAAGTTTGAAACTTCAACCTCTTACTGAATGTATATGCGACCAAAATATATCATCTGCATTTTATATATACAACTAGATTAGGTCTAGTGCACGCAcaaatatttgaaaattattatttgaccatcttttttacAATATTTAATTGAATATTGATCCCTTAAAGTTAATGCGTAATTAATATATCTTGAACGTacttttttaattttctaataTGAAAATTTCTCCCTACTAcatattatgtattttatatgttgaATATGATAATTGgaccaaaatatttgatatgattaatatgttaaaatgaccaaaatattgagtaaatatttttttacaatTGGTAtgtcgatttgactaaaatattaccaaaatagtATAATAGTATAATAttctattgtcttttatttttcaccaaacaatttctataaaaggagagaaaataaaataataaataaagtagatatttttaggaaagagttttttagcgggaaaattttgcaacaaaaaatgacatgtgtcatttctGATGTCAATTTTAGTATAATTTAATAGATAGTGTTTGGCGagggcgatgccccgggttaaTACTTTGAATATCATACTGTGGTGTGTAATACGTATAAGCAATGTGTCTTGCGGTTATTTTGATCATCTCTTCGACTTCGGACGATAGTACAGTGAGCCGTTGAATAGAAGTTGAAGCATTTTTTTGAATTGTGCCCCTATAAATATAATTAGGGGTGTTCATGGGTGGTTAACCGTCCCAAAACTTGATTCGATCCGGTAACCGAAAATTTCCGTTCGACATTTTCACGAACTGTAACCTTAGTTAACCGCGATTTCTTTACGGTTACCCGGTTAACCATAAAAcgtattctattttttttttttttttgatctcATTTATCGtattattttttacaaaatataACATTTTTAAATAGAAGATcaagttaaacaaaaataagttcaaacaaCGTCAAAATTACACAAATTCATCATGTTACAAAGTGTATGGGGCTAATTTTTGTACGATTTTTGCTTTATCTCATATTTTGTATTaattgtatttttgaatttcgTAATGTAAGTTTTAGGAATTTGGCGAATCGCATTTGGAAAACGCCAAAGTCCTAAACTTTGCCGATATATCGAAGAATGTGACCATTAAATTTGGCTTGATTTTTGAAAATCCAACCCCCAAAGGGAGCCAAATTCTAAGTTCGAACTAGTAACTTTaatttgttttaacatattgaaaatcGGAATTGAATTTATGCAAAACGCGTTAGAAATTGCCCCTACGGCTATTGAATATTGAACtctgaaggagtcgccaccaaacaagttTATGGGTCCGGTTTGGAAATACCAAATGACTCGGAATAAGACTAGGACTTGAAACTGCATAGAGACTCGGGTAAGGGAACGAGGCACTTATTTAGAAAGATTTGACAAGTTtggtttaattaattaagacaAGGATCGTTTTCGTGTAagaaaatcctaatcatgacactGTGTTTAGGTTAGTTTTGgcatgcattttagaacatcAAGTGTGCTAATTTTGTACgtgatcactttgctttaagtcaaattgaagggaaCCTAGTTCggattttcaaaattttaaaacttcgtTTACATGtggaattcactataaaaaacataagatttcgagcattattgacaaaactgccgaaaatcctgcgaacatattaattaataatcgcatgaatttgcaattaattataccaaattaattcacccctttaattctttcaaATTTATAAgattaatccatattaatttaaAAGATTAcgcaattaattagaggctcgtgataccactgttaggttatgaacaatccaatgtcatgcggaaaaaccataaatgccagaatccaaattaaatgcacataatcatttagcataatttagtgaacacactttgtgatgcgtgccttccctagctgcccccgaaccgaacaagaacaagctaGAACGCCAAacttcgtccctccgtagaaagtccacagcacgttcggatccgccttagatcgtaccaactaggatataatataagggttatgatttcgggatctcacttttcaattgatgtgtattattcatgaccataggccatgtatttataggaaataggaaaaaccctaggagccaaaaccctagaacgttttaggaattttttttggaatataccgaaaatcaaaaccctaaaaccccTAGGGATGGGTGGATGCTTTGCTTGCATAACAAGCAAGCCGACCAGCTTGCTTTGCATGCAGCCACGCGCGCTGGCCTAAGGCAGCAGGCGCATCACTGCTGGCCCGTGTGCAAGGCACAACTACACTGGCCCATGTGCACTGGCCAGCAGCGCTGGCCTTTGTAGCTTGCTGGGTGCGAGTTCCTTGGCCCATGAGCGATGAGCCATTGCTTCGTGCAATGGTCCGTCGCTCGTATCGTGCTTCCTATTTGTTTTTCCGATTCcgcaattaatttccgattcgaaaaatatttacatttcaatatttctaattccgataatattttcgattccgataatatttccgtttccggtaatattttcaattccggcaatatttctatttccgataatatttccgatacgaaccatatttccgtttctggcaatatcttcgacttcgataatatttatatttccattatgaaccatatttttgTTTCCGCTAATATattcatttccggcaaatattttttctttgccttttaaaagtttgtttagctcccactgaaaccaacatccgtcatttccgaatatccataattagagtatttattgaatataatattcaactaaataattgatctgttcacgtactatttgtgtgaccctacgggtttagtcaagagtaagttgtggcattaatgatattaatcccacttgaactgaaccgacctctagctaggcattcagatcacttgatctcactaaataactaacttgcttaattaatgctgaaccgcatttattagacttagcattaaatgcaaacttggaccaagggcactattttcTTCAGCCTCGGAGTAGGCAAACAAATACATGTGGCCTTCGAAGGATATCACGTGATCTTATTGATCGGTTGTCCCAGCATAAGTTAGATCTGAGGGCAACCTATCCTTCGGAATGGTCAGTGTGACCATTCAAATGTGAATGGAGATGACTTTGGCGTTATTATCCTCTTTCTTAGCCTCGCCCTGATTCCTCTACTCCTCAAGGTTTCCGCGCGGGAATCCTTAAGTGTACGTTTGGGGATAAGAGTTTGATAACGTTTGTGCTTCTAACGCCTAGTAGCCCTGCTA contains these protein-coding regions:
- the LOC130467575 gene encoding GATA type zinc finger protein asd-4-like, with translation MLLHHGSHSFDVRVTDMEKYRLLRLFLDIFEESVRQDVFLPSTFALFIESPCGRVELVDDKTMKLMWGWNWGKDTAEIWVEGTDKPGVVFRNAVATIEHHRKESERKLKERQDELLRAQRKEEEEMRKKQEREDILRELQEQMEYTVAVEVHVVDCEDLSTEYVRIISKDGADEVFPGASQPQPTQESSPSKKPTSPKPKQKAKVKPTTPKAPKVPKAKKLTPKRRPTPTQKQATPKAKKPTPTTKKPTSTPQQPTPTPEQSIPPAQQPTPTTQQPIPPPQQPNPSPQTHPIL